In Nicotiana tabacum cultivar K326 chromosome 17, ASM71507v2, whole genome shotgun sequence, one DNA window encodes the following:
- the LOC107774653 gene encoding phospholipase A1-IIgamma-like, translating to MASMAEKWEQLSGKNNWEGLLNPLDLDLRKYLIQYGELAQATYDTFITEEKSKNAGASRYSMENLFTRVGLDPLKYRVTKFFYATSSIPLPDGLFVRSLSLEAWSKESNFMGYVAVATDEGKVELGRRDIVIAWRGTMEKLEWVNNFQFAAVPAPKVFGDGGLLPLLQPLVHHGFYNIYTTNNPRSQFNHTSARDQVIEEVKRLVEEYKNEEVSITVTGHSLGASLATLNAVDIAFNGINKTSEGREFPVTAFAFASPKVGDLKFKAAFDKLKSVRTLRIHNLWDVVPKVPPIGYIDVGEELMIDTTKSPYVKPPGEVVSWHLLEPYLHGIAGTQGLRGFKLEVDRDISLVNKQWDILKDEYGIPGRWLVEKNKGMVQQKDGSWLLMDREEYDF from the exons ATGGCTAGCATGGCTGAGAAATGGGAGCAACTTAGTGGAAAAAATAATTGGGAAGGGCTACTAAATCCCTTGGATCTTGATCTTCGTAAATATCTCATTCAGTATGGGGAATTGGCTCAAGCAACTTATGATACTTTCATTACAGAGGAGAAGtcaaaaaatgcaggagctagtAGATACTCAATGGAGAATCTTTTTACTAGGGTCGGACTTGATCCATTGAAATATCGCGTAACCAAATTTTTCTATGCTACCTCATCGATTCCACTTCCTGATGGTTTATTTGTAAGATCATTGTCATTGGAAGCATGGAGTAAGGAATCAAATTTTATGGGGTATGTAGCTGTGGCTACTGATGAGGGTAAAGTTGAACTGGGAAGGAGGGATATTGTGATTGCTTGGCGAGGAACTATGGAGAAGTTGGAGTGGGTTAATAACTTTCAATTTGCAGCTGTCCCAGCACCCAAAGTCTTTGGTGATGGAGGTTTGCTTCCTTTGCTCCAACCTTTGGTACATCACGGCTTCTACAATATTTATACAACAAATAATCCACGATCACAGTTTAATCATACTAGTGCCAGGGATCAG gtAATTGAAGAAGTGAAAAGATTGGTTGAGGAATATAAGAATGAAGAGGTTAGTATTACTGTAACTGGCCATAGCCTAGGTGCGTCACTTGCAACCCTAAACGCGGTTGACATAGCTTTCAATGGTATCAACAAAACAAGTGAAGGCAGGGAATTTCCAGTGACAGCTTTTGCATTCGCAAGTCCTAAAGTTGGGGATCTCAAATTTAAGGCAGCATTTGACAAACTGAAAAGTGTCCGTACTTTGAGAATCCATAATCTATGGGATGTTGTTCCGAAGGTACCACCAATTGGCTATATAGACGTGGGCGAGGAACTAATGATTGACACCACAAAATCCCCATATGTAAAGCCTCCTGGAGAAGTTGTTAGCTGGCATTTGTTGGAGCCATACTTGCATGGAATTGCAGGGACTCAAGGTTTAAGAGGTTTTAAACTAGAAGTGGATCGTGATATCTCACTTGTCAACAAGCAGTGGGACATACTAAAAGATGAATATGGAATTCCCGGGCGTTGGTTGGTTGAGAAGAACAAAGGAATGGTTCAACAAAAAGATGGATCTTGGCTTCTCATGGATCGCGAGGAGTATGACTTCTAG